The sequence CTCGATGGCAATCCTCACATGCAGTCCTTCGAAACACAGCACCTCGCCAACATTGTCAACACCGTATTGAAGACCAGCAGCGCCTTTCCCGGCTCTCCTGAAGTCAACCCGGCATACACAACCCAGCTCAAATACATTGTGCAGTACAAAGAAACCGGTTACCAGTTTCTCACCCGCTTATCACAGCGCTATGGCGAATGGTTTTTTTATAATGGACAACGCATCATATTCGGGAAAAATACCCCGCAAAAAGTAACACTGTATCACCAGGTAAACCTCGTTGATTTCACCATCTCACTCAGAACCGTACCGAATAATCAGGCCCTGAAAGCGCAGGAATATCGAAACTATTCAGATGTGGATTTCAACACCAATTCCATTTCCGCCGGTAACGTAGATAACTACACGCAAAACGCAAAAAGCGTGAGCGATAAACTCTACAACCGCGCCTTTACTTACAAGGTACCTCACGCTTTCAGCAGCAATGCAAAAGAAGAACTGGAAAATACCGGTAAGCGCCAGCAACAGGCTCAAATGGCCGGGATGGTGCGCATCAATGGCCGTAGTAAAAGCACTGCCCTGCGACTCGGCGATACCATCAGCATCCAGGAAAATATCTTCTCTACTGCCGATCATGGTGAATTCCTCCTTACTGCATTAGAACATTTCTGTGATGGCAACGGAGAATACTATAACCTCTTCGAAGGCATCCCTGCCGCCAGTGCCGCCCCTCCCATGGACATCGAAAACATTCCTTACTGCGAAGCACAAAGTGCGACCGTCGTGGAAAACTTCGACCCCAAAGGCCTGGGCCGTGTACGCGTACGCTTCAACTGGCAAAACGGTATGACCCCCTGGATCCGCCTCATTCAGCCTCATGGCGGCGGTGACAAAGGCTTCTACTTCCTGCCGGAAACAGGCGAAGAAGTATGGGTAGATTTTGAAGGTGGTAACCCCGAAGCCCCCTACATCACCGGTACCCTCTATAACGGTGGCGGCAAAGCTGATTATGGCGATACTGACAATAACGTAAAAGCCATCAGAACCCGCAGCGGTCATACCATCCGCCTCGATGATACCGCCGGCCAGGAATTCATCACCATCAACGACAAAGGTGGCAACACCATCGTTATGGATACCAATGGTCAGAACATCTCTATCTCTGCCTTACAAAATATCAAAATACAGGCCCGGAACATCAACATCATCGCTGTAGAAAGCGTAGACGTGACTGCCGGTACCTACCTGACCAACAGCGCGGGATACGACCTGACCGCCAG is a genomic window of Chitinophaga sp. LS1 containing:
- a CDS encoding type VI secretion system Vgr family protein, whose translation is MALYTQTSVSIGDEQFRQFHSVHLKQSMTGHHALEIKIGFDWLLKLGKDPVSSGQSFLGKEVRMTVESMEGTGNGTPLSFNGIVTAVTFGKESNAINGHCTIYASSPTILLDGNPHMQSFETQHLANIVNTVLKTSSAFPGSPEVNPAYTTQLKYIVQYKETGYQFLTRLSQRYGEWFFYNGQRIIFGKNTPQKVTLYHQVNLVDFTISLRTVPNNQALKAQEYRNYSDVDFNTNSISAGNVDNYTQNAKSVSDKLYNRAFTYKVPHAFSSNAKEELENTGKRQQQAQMAGMVRINGRSKSTALRLGDTISIQENIFSTADHGEFLLTALEHFCDGNGEYYNLFEGIPAASAAPPMDIENIPYCEAQSATVVENFDPKGLGRVRVRFNWQNGMTPWIRLIQPHGGGDKGFYFLPETGEEVWVDFEGGNPEAPYITGTLYNGGGKADYGDTDNNVKAIRTRSGHTIRLDDTAGQEFITINDKGGNTIVMDTNGQNISISALQNIKIQARNINIIAVESVDVTAGTYLTNSAGYDLTASAGMNIMHNAGDSMTQYSVNDYKLSATNITKIASENMDVQAKSIEKTAEQVKVDSSKEEMTINSGKSVAIKSAEKSKLF